The region GACGAAGGCTACCTGTGCGATGTATGCGGGCAGCCGGTCGAACGAATCTTTGAATCGGATCTCTACCTCCGCTACGTCATCGGCCAGCTCGATCCGGAAGTGCTGCACACCACGCCGGAACGCCATGTGAAATGCAATCCCGCGTTGGCCCAGTTCATCGTCCACGAGAAGTTCAAACCGGTCGCCTGTCCCGGCGATTTCGACAAACAAAATCTCGACCCGGCGTTCGTTCAGCAGCGGGAAATGCTCGTCACACGTGGCTACGAACGCCTAAGAGAACTGGCCAGGCTCGATCTTCCGATTGTTGATTACCCCTTGCCGGAGTTCCGGGGGAAATTCGCGAAGTAAACTGGTAGGCGCGACTTTGGATCGTACATCCCGCATTCCCTTGGGTAGCCCGCGGTTGCTTGCAACCCGGGGAGCGCAGCGAACAGAGGTTTCCGGATGAGTAAACCGCACCCCAAGACCTCGATTCGGCTTCGCCTCCCCAGGTTACAAGCAACCATGGGCAACCCGTGAATCGACGGAGCAAGCAATTCATGATTTCTGTTCGCGTTGCCACGACGGCTGAGGCGTCTCTTGTGGTCGAGATTCGTGAACGCTGCTTTGCGTCGGTCCGTGACGTTTATCGTCCCATTTCGGATCGCCAAGCCAATCCCTTATCGCTTCCAAGGGAACGACTCGATGCCATTGCTTCAATCAACAAAATCGATGCTGGCGTGATCGGCTTGTACAACACAGAAAAGACTCTCCGCGTGATTGGTCTTGGTGTGCTTCCCACATATCGCCGGCAAGGCATCGCTCGGCAATTGCTCCAGTTCGCAGAACAAATCGCCAAAAGCCGTGAACAAGATACGATCGAATTGTCGACAATCGCTGAGACAGGCAATCACGAGTGGTTTCAGCAACAAGGCTTTTCGGTCATCGAACGTCGTGTCGCCGATTGGTGCCTAGGGCCATGTGGTGAAACGGTTCATGAACTCGAAATGCGAAGAGGTCTATCGCCCGGGCTAGCGTAGCTATCCTTACGCTCGTTGGCCAGACTCGATCTCCCGATTGTTGATTACCCGTTACGCGTGAAGCGATGGAGAAAACTCTCTGCGTCCGCATAGCGGACCCTACGGTAAGATTCGCCTACGTGGGCATAGGCTTGGCGCCGTGCGGGTAGGTTTTACT is a window of Bremerella sp. TYQ1 DNA encoding:
- a CDS encoding GNAT family N-acetyltransferase, whose translation is MISVRVATTAEASLVVEIRERCFASVRDVYRPISDRQANPLSLPRERLDAIASINKIDAGVIGLYNTEKTLRVIGLGVLPTYRRQGIARQLLQFAEQIAKSREQDTIELSTIAETGNHEWFQQQGFSVIERRVADWCLGPCGETVHELEMRRGLSPGLA